One Streptomyces sp. V4I8 genomic window carries:
- a CDS encoding ROK family transcriptional regulator, which translates to MKRGTSRDIRTANRYEVLRQIIAASPTSRQELAAATGLSLATVATLVGELLDLRMITEVGFEDSAGGRPRGLVAVNASGGALIGVDIAETYVHVELFDLGLNVLARAEEDVRPGESLPEQVVGHVAAAVGSVVAQAGIEGARVLGVGVSVPGQVDRATGFSEYAPNWDWHDVPLLDLLTEHIAYPLYLDNPLRASAVAELWFGAARGSGDAVVVNLGTGVGAGLVLGGGLHRGVSNSAGEWGHTTIVLDGRLCRCGRHGCVEAYVGASGIMLTLRELSADSPLLHPEDQTATIDALARGLRKRDPVALKVVRDTVRYLGAGIADLVNLFNPEVVVLSSWVAAGLGEPLVTEVREAVARHALPRPMAATEIVLSPIPTDPVCLGAATFALEGALRSVGQRQPKRTTTPARSRTAPPS; encoded by the coding sequence ATGAAGCGCGGCACATCACGCGACATCCGCACCGCCAACCGCTACGAGGTGCTGCGCCAGATCATCGCCGCGTCACCCACCTCCCGGCAGGAGCTGGCGGCCGCCACCGGTCTCAGTCTCGCCACGGTCGCCACCCTCGTGGGCGAGCTGCTCGACCTCCGCATGATCACGGAGGTCGGCTTCGAGGACTCGGCGGGCGGCCGTCCCCGGGGGCTCGTGGCCGTCAACGCGTCCGGCGGCGCCCTGATCGGCGTCGACATCGCGGAGACGTACGTCCATGTCGAGCTGTTCGACCTCGGGCTGAACGTGCTGGCCCGGGCCGAGGAGGACGTCCGCCCCGGGGAGAGCCTCCCCGAGCAGGTGGTGGGCCATGTCGCCGCCGCCGTCGGCTCGGTGGTCGCGCAGGCCGGCATCGAGGGCGCGCGTGTCCTCGGCGTCGGCGTGAGCGTGCCGGGGCAGGTGGACCGCGCCACCGGGTTCTCCGAGTACGCGCCCAACTGGGACTGGCACGACGTGCCGCTGCTCGACCTGCTCACCGAGCACATCGCCTACCCGCTGTACCTGGACAACCCGCTGCGGGCCAGCGCGGTGGCCGAGCTGTGGTTCGGGGCCGCGCGCGGGAGCGGGGACGCCGTGGTGGTCAACCTCGGCACCGGCGTGGGCGCCGGGCTGGTCCTGGGCGGCGGGCTGCACCGGGGCGTCAGCAACAGCGCCGGCGAGTGGGGCCACACCACGATCGTCCTGGACGGACGGCTGTGCCGGTGCGGCAGACACGGCTGCGTGGAGGCGTACGTCGGCGCGTCCGGGATCATGCTGACCCTGCGGGAGCTGAGCGCCGACAGCCCGCTGCTGCATCCGGAGGACCAGACGGCCACGATCGACGCGCTCGCCCGGGGGCTGCGAAAGCGCGACCCGGTGGCGCTCAAGGTGGTCCGCGACACCGTCCGTTACCTGGGCGCCGGCATCGCCGACCTGGTCAACCTGTTCAACCCCGAAGTGGTCGTGCTCAGCAGCTGGGTCGCGGCCGGCCTCGGCGAACCCCTGGTCACGGAGGTGCGCGAGGCCGTCGCCCGGCACGCGCTGCCGCGGCCGATGGCCGCCACCGAGATCGTCCTCTCCCCGATCCCCACCGACCCGGTGTGCCTGGGCGCGGCGACGTTCGCGCTCGAGGGGGCCTTGCGGTCCGTCGGACAGAGGCAGCCGAAACGAACCACCACCCCCGCCAGGAGCCGTACCGCACCGCCTTCCTAG